A stretch of the Lactuca sativa cultivar Salinas chromosome 9, Lsat_Salinas_v11, whole genome shotgun sequence genome encodes the following:
- the LOC111901655 gene encoding uncharacterized protein LOC111901655: protein MMRCGVKEIPERYILKRWRKDVISRNYRFSSVQSDSGDCESVKLVNDSYYTFESCLDIVRDDKKRLALFAEKQQMLLKEFDSDYISPGLKSKTDGEVVCKLLGVTIPIPEEINIHVPEVQSNKGSGIKKRIPSAGEVAYKNSKKEHKMCSGCGKRVPHNLRTCPERVGAAKSTKDS from the coding sequence ATGATGAGATGTGGTGTTAAAGAAATCCCTGAAAGGTACATTTTGAAGAGATGGAGAAAGGATGTGATATCAAGAAATTATCGTTTTAGTTCTGTTCAATCCGATTCAGGTGATTGTGAGAGTGTAAAGCTAGTCAATGattcatattatacttttgaaTCATGTTTGGATATTGTAAGAGATGACAAAAAGAGATTGGCTTTGTTTGCTGAGAAACAACAAATGTTGTTGAAGGAATTTGATAGTGATTATATTTCTCCTGGATTGAAAAGCAAGACAGATGGTGAAGTCGTATGCAAGCTTTTGGGTGTTACTATTCCTATTCCAGAAGAGATTAATATTCATGTTCCTGAAGTTCAAAGCAATAAAGGTTCTGGAATCAAGAAAAGAATTCCAAGTGCAGGTGAAGTAGCATACAAAAATTCTAAAAAAGAACATAAAATGTGTTCAGGATGTGGAAAACGAGTTCCACACAATTTACGTACTTGTCCAGAAAGAGTTGGAGCTGCTAAATCAACAAAAGACAGTTAg
- the LOC111901656 gene encoding protein FAR1-RELATED SEQUENCE 5-like, with product MNALMQLYVFIPLIVKFRICVSVLYFVFSFRFDQIIWCIMLNSSVIDGDLYSSMSESEEEGVENSFFKGGESSSSVHDAQYCDDIIGEHVYKPYVPVQLIPFKGLIFKSLKLAIKMYSEYAEIGGFDVRLSTQSMFDNKIIKKKHVICNRGGKQKKKSCDTLGTSGVRRKQNSNSRAIVCQEKIIFESVYGTPDYKVFQFDELHNHPLEKRGNLKKARQISYSEKEFIVCASTSKIGPSMAHKLRASLRGGYEFVKPKVVDYKNLRRDINRVIGYKDAQMIVNIMNDRRAHYPNYSFEFNRQDDVLDCMFWADEMENAYYVEFGDVISFDATFRTNKYQMLFVPFTAIDHHKKSVTVGSGLLSNESIESYSWLLKAFLKTHGKEPTLVLTDQDATIKQAVENVFLEKRYHMIYLLTQTLEKGFRSLFGTLISVFEVKWGLLMKEFNLEDTRWFKDMFTIRDSWIPGYFSDIPMCGLMKTTSRSESMNSFFNTYSESGNLLLNFMMNYDTTIQKQRNTQRELDKASKKASYKMQTPREIELQASKVEIKAEEKEINCSLNILSV from the exons ATGAATGCACTTATG CAATTATACGTATTCATTCCATTGATCGTGAAGTTTCGCATCTGTGTTTCAGTTTTATACTTCGTATTCAGTTTCCGATTTGATCAG ATCATTTGGTGTATTATGTTGAATTCTAGTGTTATTGATGGTGATTTGTATTCTTCTATGAGCGAGAGTGAAGAAGAAGGTGTTGAGAACTCATTTTTCAAAG GTGGTGAATCTTCAAGTTCAGTACATGATGCACAATATTGTGATGATATAATTGGAGAACATGTATATAAGCCATATGTACCTGTTCAACTTATTCCATTTAAGGGTTTAATCTTCAAATCATTAAAGTTGGCTATCAAAATGTATTCTGAGTATGCTGAAATTGGTGGTTTTGATGTTAGACTGAGCACACAGTCAATGTTTGATAACAAGATTATAAAGAAGAAACATGTTATATGTAATCGTGGTGGTAAACAGAAAAAGAAATCTTGTGACACATTAGGTACAAGTGGTGTTAGGAGGAAACAAAATTCAAATTCAAGAgctattgtttgtcaagaaaagaTTATATTTGAATCTGTGTATGGAACTCCAGATTATAAAGTTTTTCAGTTTGATGAACTTCACAACCATCCACTTGAGAAGAGAGGCAATTTAAAAAAAGCGAGACAAATATCATATTCAGAAAAAGAGTTTATTGTGTGTGcttccacatcaaaaataggtccaAGTATGGCTCATAAGTTGAGGGCAAGTTTGAGAGGTGGGTATGAGTTTGTAAAGCCAAAAGTAGTTGACTATAAAAATTTAAGGAGAGATATCAACAGGGTTATTGGTTATAAAGATGCCCAAATGATAGTAAACATAATGAATGACCGTCGAGCTCACTATCCAAATTACTCATTTGAGTTTAATCGTCAAGATGATGTTTTGGACTGTATGTTTTGGGCTGATGAAATGGAGAATGCATATTATGTTGAATTTGGTGATGTTATCTCGTTTGATGCGACTTTCCGAACAAACAA GTATCAAATGCTTTTTGTTCCGTTTACTGCTATTGACCATCATAAAAAATCGGTTACTGTTGGATCTGGGTTGCTAAGCAATGaaagcattgagtcttactcttgGTTGCTTAAAGCATTTCTTAAAACTCATGGGAAAGAACCAACACTTGTTTTAACCGATCAAGATGCCACAATAAAACAAGCTGTTGAGAATGTGTTTC ttgaaaaaag ATATCATATGATTTATTTACTAACACAGACTTTAGAAAAAGGTTTTCGAAGCTTGTTTGGGACATTAATATCAGTTTTTGAGGTGAAGTGGGGTTTGCTTATGAAGGAATTCAATCTTGAAGACACAAGATGGTTTAAAGACATGTTTACAATACGTGATTCATGGATACCTGGATATTTTAGTGATATTCCAATGTGTGGTTTGATGAAGACTACATCGAGGTCAGAGAGTATGAATTCATTCTTTAATACATACTCAGAAAGTGGGAACTTACTTTTGAATTTCATGATGAATTACGACACTACCATTCAAAAGCAAAGGAATACTCAACGAGAGCTTGATAAGGCATCAAAGAAAGCATCATATAAAATGCAAACACCTCGAGAAATAGAACTGCAAGCATCAAAG GTTGAAATAAAAGCTGAAGAGAAAGAAATAAATTGCAGTTTGAACATTTTAAGCGTATGA